Proteins from one Desulfurellaceae bacterium genomic window:
- a CDS encoding class I SAM-dependent methyltransferase — protein MDSREQQIIDSWQERARAYQELTERWSIFGRLAERLIDLLPSPVEGPLIDLAAGAGLLSARLLHRHPQAQVYLVEPAEAMLELAVRRIGRRSIGHARVSAAELDRVPIRAEAVLCSAAVHLVDETEVFPSVARVLKPGGLFIFNLWWHSWEPTAHIDPGPRWRALLEQAMAELGEAAALPAPSQPRIRTRHGFSRAGQRAGLDMLHTQTDTDRLPLGFFLDFTAMAPDFLAGLSESRRAVVLRTARARANAEVRIQTTRFVLQKRAARL, from the coding sequence ATGGACAGCCGAGAGCAGCAGATTATTGACTCCTGGCAGGAACGCGCCCGCGCCTACCAGGAGCTGACCGAACGCTGGTCAATCTTTGGCCGGCTGGCCGAGCGTCTGATCGACCTGTTGCCGTCGCCGGTTGAGGGTCCGCTTATTGACCTGGCCGCAGGAGCCGGGCTGCTGAGCGCCCGTCTGCTGCACCGTCACCCGCAGGCCCAGGTCTATCTGGTCGAGCCGGCCGAGGCCATGCTGGAGCTGGCCGTCCGGCGCATCGGCCGCCGCAGCATCGGTCACGCCCGGGTGTCGGCCGCCGAACTGGATCGGGTGCCGATCCGAGCCGAGGCGGTGTTATGCAGCGCGGCCGTCCATCTTGTTGACGAGACGGAAGTCTTTCCCAGCGTTGCCCGGGTGCTCAAACCCGGCGGGCTGTTTATTTTCAACCTGTGGTGGCACTCGTGGGAGCCTACGGCGCATATCGACCCCGGCCCGCGCTGGCGCGCCCTGCTCGAACAGGCCATGGCTGAGCTGGGGGAAGCGGCCGCCCTGCCCGCCCCAAGCCAACCGCGCATACGGACCCGCCACGGCTTCAGCCGGGCCGGCCAACGGGCAGGCCTGGACATGCTGCACACCCAGACCGACACAGACCGCCTGCCGCTCGGCTTTTTTCTGGACTTTACGGCTATGGCACCGGATTTTCTGGCCGGCTTGTCCGAGTCCCGGCGGGCTGTGGTGTTGCGGACTGCGCGGGCGCGGGCAAACGCCGAGGTGCGCATTCAAACGACCCGCTTTGTGCTGCAAAAACGGGCCGCGCGCCTGTGA